A window of Corallococcus macrosporus DSM 14697 contains these coding sequences:
- a CDS encoding bifunctional glycosyltransferase/class I SAM-dependent methyltransferase, translating into MTPPLSFVLPFSPDTAAAASRFAHALPPGAEVVLAGEGSIDAASAPHVHVLSVPGGKGAAIRAALEKVRGPVTVLQDPDTSYPRDVYEALVRPIQADTADAVFGLRTSQGLAPELLAERALGHVTRFVADVALTDPLTGLRAFRTEALRSVTLTSDDDAVDAELVVKLAAQLFRLTEVTLPPGAVPRRTPAAHLSRLKTLVRYATVRDDADNQHEGYTTLERMDGAVHYNQWLGRRFREHLGRRVLEIGAGIGTITRELESGLELLIALEVDRFYVDRLKNLFRGKPHIRPYLSDVALADWEALKTERLDTIVLSNVLEHIPDDAAAVRRFKQILAPGGRVVILVPALQQLFGAIDEAVGHYRRYTPSTLRAVLEENGFQVETLEWMNLAGLPGWFVNSRLLRRRSVPKLQLKLYDTLAPLIARAESHVKLPVGMSLFAVARATGGDA; encoded by the coding sequence GTGACGCCACCGCTTTCCTTCGTCCTCCCCTTCTCGCCCGACACCGCGGCCGCCGCCTCCCGCTTCGCCCACGCGTTGCCCCCTGGCGCGGAGGTCGTCCTCGCAGGCGAGGGTTCCATCGACGCCGCCTCCGCGCCCCACGTGCACGTCCTGTCGGTGCCCGGCGGCAAGGGAGCGGCCATCCGCGCCGCGCTGGAGAAGGTGAGGGGCCCGGTGACGGTGCTCCAGGACCCGGACACCTCGTATCCGCGGGACGTCTATGAGGCGCTGGTGCGCCCCATTCAGGCGGACACCGCGGACGCCGTCTTCGGCCTGCGCACGTCGCAGGGGCTGGCGCCGGAGCTGCTGGCGGAGCGGGCCCTGGGCCACGTCACCCGCTTCGTCGCCGACGTGGCGCTGACGGACCCGCTCACCGGCCTGCGCGCCTTCCGCACCGAGGCCCTGCGCTCCGTCACGCTCACCAGCGACGACGACGCGGTGGACGCGGAGCTGGTGGTGAAGCTGGCCGCGCAGCTCTTCCGCCTCACCGAGGTGACGCTGCCGCCGGGCGCGGTGCCTCGCCGGACGCCCGCCGCGCACCTGTCCCGGCTCAAGACGCTGGTCCGCTACGCCACCGTGCGCGACGACGCGGACAACCAGCACGAGGGCTACACCACGCTGGAGCGCATGGACGGCGCCGTCCACTACAACCAGTGGCTGGGCCGCCGCTTCCGCGAGCACCTGGGCCGCCGCGTGCTGGAGATTGGCGCGGGCATCGGCACGATTACGCGCGAGCTGGAGTCCGGCCTGGAGCTGCTCATCGCGCTGGAGGTGGACCGCTTCTACGTGGACCGGCTGAAGAACCTCTTCCGCGGCAAGCCGCACATCCGGCCCTACCTGTCCGACGTGGCCCTGGCGGACTGGGAGGCGCTCAAGACGGAGCGGCTGGACACCATCGTCCTCTCCAACGTGCTGGAGCACATCCCGGATGACGCGGCCGCCGTCCGGCGCTTCAAGCAGATTCTGGCGCCCGGGGGGCGCGTGGTCATCCTGGTGCCGGCGCTCCAGCAGCTCTTCGGCGCCATCGACGAGGCCGTGGGCCACTACCGCCGCTACACGCCGTCCACGCTGCGCGCGGTGCTGGAGGAGAACGGCTTCCAGGTGGAGACGCTGGAGTGGATGAACCTGGCGGGCCTGCCCGGCTGGTTCGTCAACAGCCGCCTGCTGCGCCGCCGCTCGGTGCCCAAGCTCCAGCTCAAGCTCTACGACACGCTGGCGCCGCTGATTGCCCGCGCGGAGTCGCACGTGAAGCTGCCCGTGGGCATGAGCCTCTTCGCCGTCGCCCGCGCCACCGGGGGCGACGCGTGA
- a CDS encoding GumC family protein, with amino-acid sequence MDGTGFDPAGGAGGLTPSGLMQHLRAVWRRKWVVLGVAVVVVALTAAHTLRQPKVYSASASLIIDVMAPRFLDGEVKEVMGEERSNYWFNKEYYATQSQIITSRAVAGRVVDKLGLSTDADFLGMAHVTDEKARLQAMQGADAVALLQSRIRVIPAKDSRVMNVAVDDFDAKRAALLANEVAAAYMAENLALKLRTTDDARDWLEVRLAELESQSKTSELAVYDFKKDADMLSTSLESRMSIVSERINSFNLKLTEVRIQIAAQQARVEAIHRLRKASPEDETWAEALPGATDGPIQDLRRSYTELRVTCAELGERYLAEHPKLLECNRKLSVVREDFLKSLGNVVRGAETALAEAVAQEKNLVRLLDAEKAEAFLVNKKAIEFDRLKRDSDNNQRLYELVARRLKDIELSGMLRTSNVRVLDAARPILLPVKPHVRRNLAVGLVMGLLAGLGVVVLLELLENSVATQADVEERLGLAFLGVMPRLEASKAPRERDLHVHREPKSTAAECCRAIRTNLLFMSPDNPFKTLVVTSSGPQEGKSTTSISLGVAMAQSGNRVLLLDTDMRRPRLHRAFGVPNELGISSLVVGEGTLDAAVKSTEVPGLFVLPCGPLPPNPAELLHTQAFTDLLKAASERFDRIILDSPPINAVADAAVLATKSDGVVLVLKAARTNRESARRALRSLADVQARMYGAILNDVDLSAPRYGDSYLGYQGYGQYAEESKDGVAQS; translated from the coding sequence GTGGATGGAACCGGTTTCGACCCGGCTGGCGGCGCCGGTGGCCTGACGCCGTCGGGCCTCATGCAGCACCTGCGCGCGGTGTGGCGGCGCAAGTGGGTCGTCCTCGGCGTGGCGGTGGTGGTGGTGGCGCTCACGGCCGCCCACACGTTGCGTCAGCCCAAGGTGTACTCCGCCAGCGCGTCGCTCATCATCGACGTGATGGCGCCTCGCTTCCTGGATGGGGAGGTGAAGGAGGTGATGGGCGAGGAGCGCAGCAACTACTGGTTCAACAAGGAGTACTACGCCACCCAGAGCCAGATCATCACCTCGCGGGCGGTGGCGGGGCGCGTGGTGGACAAGCTGGGCCTGTCCACGGACGCGGACTTCCTGGGCATGGCGCACGTCACGGACGAGAAGGCGCGCCTCCAGGCGATGCAGGGCGCGGACGCGGTGGCGCTGCTCCAGTCGCGCATCCGCGTGATTCCCGCGAAGGACTCGCGGGTGATGAACGTCGCGGTGGATGACTTCGACGCGAAGCGCGCCGCGCTGCTCGCCAATGAAGTGGCCGCCGCGTACATGGCGGAGAACCTGGCCCTCAAGCTGCGCACCACGGACGACGCGCGCGACTGGCTGGAGGTCCGGCTGGCGGAGCTGGAGTCCCAGTCCAAGACGAGCGAGCTGGCCGTCTACGACTTCAAGAAGGACGCGGACATGCTGTCCACGTCGCTGGAGTCGCGGATGAGCATCGTCAGCGAGCGCATCAACAGCTTCAACCTGAAGCTGACCGAGGTGCGCATCCAGATCGCCGCCCAGCAGGCGCGGGTGGAGGCCATCCACCGGCTGCGCAAGGCGTCTCCAGAGGACGAGACGTGGGCGGAGGCGCTGCCGGGCGCCACGGACGGCCCCATCCAGGACCTGCGCCGCAGCTACACCGAGCTGCGCGTGACGTGCGCGGAGCTGGGGGAGCGCTACCTGGCCGAGCACCCGAAGCTCCTGGAGTGCAACCGCAAGCTGTCGGTGGTGCGCGAGGACTTCCTCAAGAGCCTGGGCAACGTGGTGCGCGGCGCGGAGACGGCGCTGGCGGAGGCGGTGGCGCAGGAGAAGAACCTGGTGCGCCTGCTGGACGCGGAGAAGGCGGAGGCCTTCCTGGTGAACAAGAAGGCCATCGAGTTCGACCGGCTCAAGCGCGACTCGGACAACAACCAGCGCTTGTATGAGCTGGTGGCCAGGCGGCTGAAGGACATCGAGCTGTCCGGCATGCTGCGCACCAGCAACGTGCGCGTGCTGGACGCGGCGCGGCCCATCCTGCTGCCGGTGAAGCCGCACGTGCGCCGCAACCTGGCGGTGGGCCTGGTGATGGGGCTGCTCGCCGGCCTGGGCGTGGTGGTGCTGCTGGAGCTGCTGGAGAACAGCGTGGCCACGCAGGCGGACGTGGAGGAGCGGCTGGGGCTGGCCTTCCTGGGCGTCATGCCGCGGCTGGAGGCCAGCAAGGCCCCACGGGAGCGGGACCTCCATGTCCACCGCGAGCCCAAGTCGACGGCGGCGGAGTGCTGCCGCGCCATCCGGACGAACCTGTTGTTCATGTCGCCGGACAACCCGTTCAAGACGCTGGTGGTGACGTCCAGCGGGCCGCAGGAGGGCAAGTCCACCACGTCCATCAGCCTGGGCGTGGCCATGGCCCAGAGCGGCAACCGCGTGCTGCTGCTGGACACGGACATGCGCCGGCCGCGCCTGCACCGCGCCTTCGGGGTGCCCAACGAGCTGGGCATCTCCTCGCTGGTGGTGGGCGAGGGCACGCTGGACGCCGCGGTGAAGAGCACCGAGGTGCCCGGCCTCTTCGTGCTGCCGTGCGGCCCGCTGCCGCCCAACCCGGCGGAGCTGCTGCACACGCAGGCCTTCACCGACCTGCTCAAGGCCGCCTCCGAGCGCTTCGACCGCATCATCCTGGACAGCCCGCCCATCAACGCCGTGGCGGACGCGGCGGTGCTGGCCACCAAGTCCGACGGCGTGGTGCTGGTGCTGAAGGCGGCCAGGACGAACCGCGAGTCGGCGCGGCGCGCGCTGCGCTCGCTGGCGGACGTGCAGGCGCGCATGTACGGCGCCATCCTGAACGACGTGGACCTCTCGGCCCCCCGCTACGGCGACTCGTACCTGGGCTACCAGGGCTACGGGCAGTACGCCGAGGAGTCCAAGGACGGGGTGGCGCAGTCGTGA
- a CDS encoding glycosyltransferase: MNAPAAGAGLRVLHLGKFYPPASGGMEAHVQTLARAQAALGAQVEVLCANHSAEGAGTSHEFQGRSPTRESWDGPVRVLRLGRLASVARMDVMPDLPRALGGALARGVDVVHLHTPNPTWVLALDAVRRLPPVFVTHHSDVIRQKVAGALFKPFEALLYARARRVLATSAAYVPGSPLLRAFRGKVRALPLGLDLAPYLQPSAAAREAQARWREQAAGAPLWLMVGRLVYYKGLFTALEALARVPGRLVVVGQGPLEAEARRRARALGVADRVTWTGYLPPDALVGALHAATALWFCGNARSEAYGLSQVEAMASGLPVLNTAIPHSGVAWVSLHEQTGLTVPVGDAAALAAAARRLVEEPGLARRLGRGARERAVAEFRHDVMAWRSLSLYAEALGRPIPSGAPEDLPRRLAGSA; this comes from the coding sequence GTGAACGCGCCAGCAGCGGGGGCGGGCCTGCGGGTGCTGCACCTGGGCAAGTTCTATCCCCCCGCGTCGGGCGGCATGGAGGCCCACGTGCAGACGCTGGCGCGCGCCCAGGCCGCGCTCGGCGCGCAGGTGGAGGTGCTGTGCGCCAACCACAGCGCGGAGGGCGCCGGCACCAGCCACGAGTTCCAGGGCCGCAGCCCCACGCGCGAGTCCTGGGACGGGCCGGTGCGGGTGCTTCGCCTGGGCCGGCTGGCCTCCGTGGCGCGCATGGACGTGATGCCGGACCTGCCGCGCGCGCTCGGCGGCGCCCTGGCGCGAGGCGTGGACGTGGTGCACCTGCACACGCCCAACCCGACCTGGGTGCTGGCCCTGGACGCGGTGCGCCGGCTGCCGCCCGTCTTCGTCACCCACCACAGCGACGTCATCCGGCAGAAGGTGGCGGGCGCGCTCTTCAAGCCCTTCGAGGCGCTGCTCTACGCGCGCGCCCGCCGGGTGCTGGCCACCAGCGCGGCGTACGTCCCGGGCTCGCCGCTGCTGCGCGCGTTCCGCGGCAAGGTGCGGGCGCTGCCGCTGGGGCTGGACCTGGCGCCGTACCTCCAGCCGTCCGCCGCCGCGCGTGAGGCCCAGGCGCGCTGGCGGGAGCAGGCCGCGGGCGCGCCGCTGTGGCTCATGGTGGGGCGGCTCGTCTACTACAAGGGCCTGTTCACCGCGCTGGAGGCCCTGGCCCGCGTGCCCGGGCGCCTGGTGGTGGTGGGGCAGGGGCCGCTGGAGGCGGAGGCCCGGCGGCGGGCGCGGGCGCTGGGCGTGGCGGACCGCGTGACGTGGACGGGCTATCTGCCTCCGGACGCGCTGGTGGGCGCGCTCCATGCGGCCACCGCGCTGTGGTTCTGCGGCAACGCCCGCAGCGAGGCGTATGGCCTGTCGCAGGTGGAGGCCATGGCCAGCGGCCTGCCCGTGCTGAACACGGCGATTCCCCACTCGGGGGTCGCCTGGGTGAGCCTCCACGAGCAGACGGGCCTGACGGTGCCCGTGGGTGACGCGGCGGCCCTGGCGGCGGCGGCCCGGCGGCTGGTGGAGGAGCCCGGGCTGGCGCGGCGTCTGGGACGCGGCGCGCGCGAGCGGGCGGTGGCGGAGTTCCGGCATGACGTCATGGCCTGGCGCAGCCTGTCCCTGTACGCGGAGGCGCTGGGCCGGCCCATTCCCTCGGGCGCCCCCGAGGACCTGCCTCGGCGCCTCGCGGGGTCTGCATGA
- a CDS encoding glycosyltransferase family 4 protein: MSRPLRVLHVSSGNLYGGIETLLHTVAREQGRHPALAHAFALCFEGRLSQELRDAGAALHVLGPARTGRPWSVWRARSVLRALLRAGRFDGVICHAIWPQALFGPVVRAVGVPLVFFQHDALSGAHWLERWARVTPPDLVLANSRFTAGTLASVYPRAPCRVSHCPVPAPPPALAPAERARLREELGAAEGDVVILQASRMQSWKGQRLLLEALGRLRRVPGWRAWVAGGAQRPEERAYLDGLRAQAKQLGVEDRVRFLGQRSDVPSLLRAADLHCQPNVKPEPFGLAFVEALQAGVPVVTTGMGGALEIVDASCGVVVPPEPGALARALAALIENPRTRAALGAAGPARALAVGDAGAFLRGMEEALRALSGPQEVSA, translated from the coding sequence ATGAGCCGCCCCCTGCGCGTGCTGCACGTCTCCAGCGGCAACCTCTACGGCGGCATCGAGACGTTGCTGCACACGGTGGCGCGCGAGCAGGGCCGGCACCCGGCGCTGGCGCACGCCTTCGCGCTCTGCTTCGAGGGGCGGCTGTCCCAGGAGCTGCGTGACGCGGGCGCGGCGCTGCACGTGCTGGGGCCCGCGAGGACGGGGCGTCCCTGGTCCGTGTGGCGCGCGCGGAGCGTGCTGCGCGCGCTGCTGCGCGCGGGGCGCTTCGACGGCGTCATCTGTCACGCCATCTGGCCCCAGGCGCTGTTCGGCCCGGTGGTCCGCGCGGTGGGCGTTCCCCTGGTCTTCTTCCAGCACGACGCGCTGTCCGGCGCGCACTGGCTGGAGCGATGGGCGCGCGTCACGCCGCCCGACCTGGTGCTGGCCAACAGCCGCTTCACCGCGGGCACGCTGGCGTCCGTCTATCCACGCGCCCCCTGTCGCGTGAGCCATTGCCCCGTGCCCGCGCCGCCACCGGCGCTGGCGCCCGCCGAGCGCGCGCGGCTGCGCGAGGAGCTGGGGGCCGCCGAAGGTGACGTCGTCATCCTCCAGGCCAGCCGCATGCAGTCGTGGAAGGGGCAGCGCTTGCTGCTGGAGGCGCTGGGGCGGCTGCGGCGGGTTCCGGGCTGGCGTGCCTGGGTCGCGGGTGGCGCGCAGCGTCCAGAGGAGCGGGCCTACCTGGACGGGCTGCGCGCGCAGGCGAAGCAGCTCGGGGTGGAGGACCGCGTGCGGTTCCTCGGGCAGCGCTCGGATGTGCCGAGCCTGCTGCGCGCCGCGGACCTCCACTGTCAGCCCAACGTGAAGCCCGAGCCCTTCGGGCTGGCCTTCGTGGAGGCGCTCCAGGCGGGCGTGCCCGTGGTGACCACGGGGATGGGCGGCGCGCTGGAAATCGTGGATGCCTCCTGCGGCGTGGTCGTCCCTCCCGAGCCCGGGGCCCTGGCACGGGCGCTGGCGGCGCTCATCGAGAATCCCCGGACGCGAGCGGCGTTGGGCGCGGCGGGGCCGGCGCGGGCCTTGGCGGTGGGGGACGCGGGGGCCTTCCTGCGCGGCATGGAGGAGGCGCTGCGAGCGCTGTCCGGGCCCCAGGAGGTGTCCGCGTGA
- a CDS encoding O-antigen ligase family protein — MTVPQLQGPGVLRRRYVRRAPGASLEAVPEGAPSAMRRATAGGGLLASGRLVPLFVCLLIGCQLALLVEAIAPLRVAVRVLAFGVSLALLVLVRGRSLKHPAQPFILAALGVTALQFFNPGTGAPLAAVAQVGIQLAIAAPLLWVTRLSIDPRTFRRTLALLFFFNAASAGVGVLQVYFPGRFQPALSSAVQGQGQGYVNSLQFETADGVRVFRPMGLTDIPGGASTGGFYAVLLGGGFLLSARRGLTRVLSVGGILVGLFGIYLSQVRATAVMLLVCLVALAGVLLVSGRVGRFLALLAVMGTAGVATFGWAVAVGGDTVMQRWSSLFESSPDEVYHRNRGYFLTGTFTDVLPEYPLGAGLGRYGMMNAYFGDHGDRERPSLWAEIQWTAWVYDSGILGVLLYPLGLLMSLAFAFRVARSRDGPRSEFWLWGSVLFAYNLGALAFTFSYPFFMSQTGMEFWLLNAALFGALAHEKTVHPHRR; from the coding sequence GTGACGGTGCCCCAGCTCCAAGGGCCGGGTGTGCTTCGGCGCCGGTACGTGCGCCGTGCGCCGGGGGCGTCGCTGGAGGCGGTGCCCGAGGGCGCTCCGTCCGCCATGCGGCGAGCGACGGCCGGGGGCGGGCTCCTGGCGTCGGGCCGGCTGGTGCCGCTCTTCGTCTGCCTGCTCATCGGCTGTCAGCTCGCGCTGCTGGTGGAGGCCATCGCGCCGCTCCGCGTGGCGGTGCGCGTGCTGGCCTTCGGCGTCAGCCTGGCCCTGCTGGTGCTGGTGCGGGGACGGAGCCTGAAGCACCCCGCGCAGCCCTTCATCCTGGCCGCGCTGGGCGTCACCGCGCTCCAGTTCTTCAATCCCGGCACGGGCGCGCCCCTGGCCGCCGTGGCGCAGGTGGGCATCCAGTTGGCCATCGCCGCGCCGCTGCTCTGGGTGACGCGGCTGTCCATCGACCCGAGGACGTTCCGCCGCACGCTCGCGCTGCTCTTCTTCTTCAACGCGGCCAGCGCGGGCGTGGGCGTGCTCCAGGTCTACTTCCCCGGGCGCTTCCAGCCGGCGCTGTCCTCCGCGGTGCAGGGCCAGGGGCAGGGCTACGTGAACAGCCTCCAGTTCGAGACCGCGGACGGCGTGCGCGTGTTCCGGCCCATGGGCCTGACGGACATCCCGGGCGGCGCGTCCACGGGCGGCTTCTACGCCGTGTTGCTCGGCGGCGGCTTCCTGCTGTCGGCACGGCGTGGCTTGACGCGCGTGCTGAGCGTGGGCGGCATCCTGGTGGGCCTCTTCGGCATCTACCTGTCCCAGGTGCGCGCCACCGCCGTCATGCTGCTCGTCTGTCTGGTGGCCCTGGCCGGGGTGCTCCTGGTGAGCGGCCGGGTGGGGCGGTTCCTGGCGCTGCTCGCGGTGATGGGGACGGCGGGCGTGGCCACCTTCGGCTGGGCGGTGGCGGTGGGCGGTGACACGGTGATGCAGCGCTGGTCCTCGCTCTTCGAGTCGAGCCCCGACGAGGTGTACCACCGCAACCGCGGCTACTTCCTGACGGGCACCTTCACGGACGTGCTGCCCGAGTACCCGCTGGGCGCGGGCCTGGGCCGGTACGGCATGATGAACGCCTACTTCGGCGACCACGGCGACCGCGAGCGCCCGTCGCTGTGGGCCGAAATCCAGTGGACGGCCTGGGTCTACGACAGCGGCATCCTGGGCGTGCTGCTCTACCCGTTGGGGTTGTTGATGTCGCTGGCGTTCGCCTTCCGGGTCGCTCGCAGCCGGGATGGCCCGCGGAGCGAGTTCTGGCTGTGGGGCAGCGTCCTCTTCGCGTACAACCTGGGCGCCCTGGCGTTCACCTTCAGCTATCCGTTCTTCATGAGCCAGACGGGCATGGAGTTCTGGTTGCTCAACGCGGCGCTCTTCGGCGCCCTGGCCCATGAGAAGACCGTACACCCTCATCGCCGGTGA
- a CDS encoding glycosyltransferase family 4 protein, whose translation MRRPYTLIAGDFVDTGGMDRANLALALWLAKQGHPVRLVAHRVADVLLGHANVRFVRVPKPANAYLLGEPLLSAAGRAWALRTRAEGGRVVANGGNCPVASANWVHYVHGAHASEPTGGVLRQLKGRVSHRYYVRSERRALRRARVIIANSERTRDDLVAATGVPASRVHVIYLGGDAERFRPASPEARRAARAALGWPESRPVALFVGALGDRRKGFDTLFQAWARLCARADWDVDLKVVGSGAQREAWEREAAARGLGARIQFLGFREDVPLLLSAADVLVSPTRYDAYGLNVHEALCAGLPALVSRSAGVAERYPAALAGLLLDSPDDVDLLARRLEAWRENAAAWAPHVAALSESLRAQTWDTMAEAIVDVVEREG comes from the coding sequence ATGAGAAGACCGTACACCCTCATCGCCGGTGACTTCGTCGACACCGGCGGCATGGACCGGGCGAACCTGGCCCTGGCGCTCTGGCTGGCGAAGCAGGGGCACCCGGTGCGGCTCGTGGCGCACCGCGTGGCGGACGTGCTGCTGGGCCACGCCAACGTTCGCTTCGTGCGCGTGCCCAAGCCCGCGAACGCCTATCTGCTCGGCGAGCCGCTGCTGAGCGCCGCGGGCCGCGCCTGGGCCCTGCGCACCCGCGCCGAGGGCGGCCGCGTGGTGGCCAATGGCGGCAACTGTCCGGTGGCCTCGGCCAACTGGGTCCACTACGTCCACGGCGCCCATGCCTCCGAGCCCACCGGCGGCGTGCTGCGCCAGCTCAAGGGCCGCGTGAGCCACCGGTACTACGTGCGCTCGGAGCGGCGGGCGCTGCGGCGCGCGCGCGTCATCATCGCGAACTCGGAGCGCACGCGGGACGACCTGGTGGCGGCCACGGGCGTCCCCGCTTCCCGGGTGCACGTCATCTACCTCGGTGGGGATGCGGAGCGCTTCCGCCCGGCTTCACCCGAGGCGCGGCGCGCGGCCCGCGCGGCCCTGGGCTGGCCGGAGTCGCGGCCCGTGGCGCTCTTCGTGGGCGCGCTGGGGGACCGCCGCAAGGGCTTCGACACGCTCTTCCAGGCCTGGGCGCGGCTGTGCGCGCGGGCGGACTGGGACGTGGACCTGAAGGTGGTGGGCTCGGGCGCGCAGCGTGAGGCGTGGGAGCGCGAAGCGGCGGCCCGGGGGCTGGGGGCGCGCATCCAGTTCCTCGGCTTCCGTGAGGACGTGCCGTTGCTGCTGTCGGCGGCGGACGTGCTGGTGTCTCCCACGCGGTATGACGCGTATGGGTTGAACGTCCATGAGGCGCTGTGCGCGGGGCTCCCCGCGCTGGTGAGCCGCTCGGCGGGCGTGGCGGAGCGTTACCCCGCGGCGCTGGCGGGGCTGCTGCTGGACTCGCCGGACGACGTGGACCTGTTGGCGCGGCGCCTGGAGGCCTGGCGCGAGAATGCCGCCGCCTGGGCGCCGCATGTTGCCGCGTTGTCCGAGTCGCTCCGGGCGCAGACGTGGGACACCATGGCCGAGGCCATCGTGGACG